One Gammaproteobacteria bacterium genomic window, ACCGGTACCGTAGTTATTGGCAGCCATGTCCGCGTTTTGCCTGCTGCCGTATCCCATGGCAACCTCACGGTAACCATCAGTGAGTCACCCCAGGTCAGCCAACCCAACCCCCTATCCAAGGGGCAAACAGCAATCGTGCCGAGTTCTAACGTCAAGGTACAGCAGGAAAATAATCGTATGTTCTTGTTCGCCCCGGGGACGTCCCTGGATGAGATCGTTCGAGCCGTAAATCAGGTCGGCGCCGCCCCCGGCGATTTGGTGGCCATCTTGGAGGCACTCAAGGAGGCAGGGGCGTTACGGGCAGAATTGATCGTCATCTGAGGCGACGACCATGGCCACCACGACCCCCGTCTATACCGATATCCAAAACCTGACCGCCCTACGCAGCCAGGCCCATCGCGACCCTGGAAAAAAGTTGCATGAAGTGGCCAGTCAATTCGAGGCCATATTCATCCAAAATATGCTCAAGAGCGCGCGCGCGGCCAGTCTCGCACCAGGGGCATTGGATGGACCACACAGCGACACCTACAAGGAAATGTACGACCAACAACTTGCCATGACCTTGGCCAAAGGCAAGGGAATCGGGATCGCCGATATGCTGGTACGTCAGCTTCAGGGTTCCATGCCGCATGAGTCCACACCTAAACAGGCCGATCCAACGGCAACCCTGCAAGCTATAAGAATGGCAAAAGCAGCAAACTCCGCCACAATTCCGTCACCTCCCAACGCCACGCATCCGTCTTCATCACCACCGACACCAGTGAAAGACGTTGCCGCTTCCCAGGCGTCGTCTCAGGTATCCCCGTCAGCAACAGCCCCAGGACGCCGCACACCAGAGGAATTTGTGGCCGCAGTCTGGCCAGCAGCCTGCGAGGCCGCCGAGAATTTGGGGGTAGACCCGGAG contains:
- a CDS encoding flagellar protein FlgJ; the encoded protein is MATTTPVYTDIQNLTALRSQAHRDPGKKLHEVASQFEAIFIQNMLKSARAASLAPGALDGPHSDTYKEMYDQQLAMTLAKGKGIGIADMLVRQLQGSMPHESTPKQADPTATLQAIRMAKAANSATIPSPPNATHPSSSPPTPVKDVAASQASSQVSPSATAPGRRTPEEFVAAVWPAACEAAENLGVDPEVLVAQAAVESGWGRSVPRLSNGQSSYNLFGIKADGRWNGARTVVSTLEYQDGIAVRRQEPFRAYESFTDSFADYAHFLNSNPRYQNALNQADNPEAFLRGLQAAGYATDPAYARKVASVLHGDTLRTALSNLEGS